The stretch of DNA TACTACTTTAACGTTAGGTGGCGGTGGTCCGATAACTAGCAGATTGTCTTGTTGGCTGTGGAAGATTGCCCTAAAAATTCACAATTGGCGTTCTAACCACCGACTGTTATTGTTTACTGGGTGGAGTATTTTAGTGGCGATCGCGCTACTATGGTTTGCACTTACTTGGCTAGGATGGACGTTGTTTTTCTGCGCTGAGAATTCGGCAGTAATTAATGGTAGCGATAAAATTCCTGCTAGTCTTACGGAAAGGATTTATTTTACTGGTTTTACGCTTTCAACTTTGGGATTAGGAGATTATCAACCTAATGGTACGATTTGGCAGTTAGCTACGGCAATTTGTTCGGCAAATGGTTTCTTTTTGGTGACGCTGACGTTTGCTTATTTGTTACCTGTGGTTTCCGCCGCTACTAATCAACGTCAATTAGCAGTATATATTTCTTCCCTTGGCGGTACTGGTGATGAAATCTTGATTAGGGCTTGGAATGGTCAAGATTTTGGACAGTTTGACCAACATTTGTTTGCTTTAGCGCCGATGTTGAGTCAACAGGGAGAAGCTCATTTTAACTATCCTGTACTTCATTATTTCCATAATTTGGAGCGATCGCAATCAATTATTTTGAGTTTAGTCGCTCTCGATGAGGCGATGACTCTGATGGAGTATGGTGTAAAAAAATCGTACCATCCGGATAAGTCTGCCTTGAATTCGGCGCGTCGAGCTAGCGCTGCTTATTTAAATACTCTTAAATCAGCTTATCTCAAACCTAGCGATCGCCATCCACCTCTTCCGGATCTTCATCGGTTGCGGCTGGCTGGAATTCCTACGGTTACGGATGAGGAGTTTCGTCAAGCAACGCAGAAGGTGACAAGACGGCGACGACTGTTACTAGCGTTGATTGAAAATGACGGTTGGACTTGGGACGCGATCGCTTCTAGCAAAACTACTAATCGCGCTAGCCATTTAGATGATGAAACGATGATTAATGAGGCTGTGTTGCATTAATTTAAGTGATGAAAAAGTTTAGATATTTGATTTGGGTATTCTTCGGATTAGTTGTTTTTTTGCTAGGTTGGGGCTTGATTGAACCTTACGTTATCGACACAGAAGAAGAAATTGCCACAATTCCTAATTTGCCGG from Oscillatoria salina IIICB1 encodes:
- a CDS encoding ion channel; translation: MQTLLVVLGLLTIAIVSFDVLITTLTLGGGGPITSRLSCWLWKIALKIHNWRSNHRLLLFTGWSILVAIALLWFALTWLGWTLFFCAENSAVINGSDKIPASLTERIYFTGFTLSTLGLGDYQPNGTIWQLATAICSANGFFLVTLTFAYLLPVVSAATNQRQLAVYISSLGGTGDEILIRAWNGQDFGQFDQHLFALAPMLSQQGEAHFNYPVLHYFHNLERSQSIILSLVALDEAMTLMEYGVKKSYHPDKSALNSARRASAAYLNTLKSAYLKPSDRHPPLPDLHRLRLAGIPTVTDEEFRQATQKVTRRRRLLLALIENDGWTWDAIASSKTTNRASHLDDETMINEAVLH